A stretch of the Neisseria sp. DTU_2020_1000833_1_SI_GRL_NUU_006 genome encodes the following:
- the ileS gene encoding isoleucine--tRNA ligase: MTDYSKTVNLLESPFPMRGNLAKREPAWLKSWYEHKRYQKLREIAKGRPKFILHDGPPYANGDIHIGHAVNKILKDIIIRSKTQAGFDAPYVPGWDCHGLPIEVMVEKLHGKDMPKARFRELCREYAAEQIARQKKDFIRLGVLGDWDNPYLTMDFKTEADTVRMLGEIYKSGYLYRGAKPVQFCLDCGSSLAEAEVEYKDKVSPAIDVGYPFKDTAALAAAFGLSGIEGKAFAVIWTTTPWTLPASQAVSAGADVVYQLIDTPKGKLVLAKDLAEDALKRYGFSDDLSVLAETTGDKLENLHMNHPFLERDILMLNGEHVTTDAGTGLVHTAPAHGLEDYAVCNKYGIELYNPVNAEGKYISETPRVAGMSVWEANPVILQWLEETGNLLASSKIEHSYAHCWRHKTPLIYRATGQWFIGMDKAGSDGKTLRDKAIKAVDDTEFFPSWGRARLEAMIEGRPDWVVSRQRYWGTPMTFFVHKETGELHPNSAELLEKIALKIEEKGIEAWFSLDKSELLSAEDCENYDKLSDTMDVWFDSGSTHYSVLKQREELDWPADLYLEGSDQHRGWFQSSMLTGCASSMGRAPYKQLLTHGFVVDQNGRKMSKSIGNVVAPQEVYNEFGADILRLWAASTDYSGELAISKEILKRVTESYRRIRNTLSFLFANLSDFDPFEHTVPQADMVEIDRYTLVLARQLQERLAGDFYPRYAFHFAVKDIVAFCSEDLGAFYLDILKDRLYTTKADSHARRSAQTALYHITRSLVLLIAPILCFTGEEAWDIIGGGEEDSVLFHTWHEFPPINEKAEAELVKKWTAVREAREAVTAAIEPLRADKTVGSSLQAEAEITAPEATADYLNALGEELRFALLVSKVEVKTGSELAVTAKASDGEKCERCWHYTHDIGTVAGHETICKRCAENVDGKGEERHYA; encoded by the coding sequence ATGACCGATTACAGCAAAACCGTAAACCTGCTCGAAAGCCCGTTTCCGATGCGCGGCAACCTCGCCAAGCGCGAGCCTGCGTGGCTGAAAAGCTGGTACGAGCACAAACGCTATCAAAAACTGCGCGAAATCGCCAAAGGCCGTCCGAAATTCATCCTGCACGACGGCCCGCCGTATGCCAACGGCGACATCCACATCGGTCATGCCGTCAACAAAATCCTCAAAGACATCATTATCCGCAGCAAAACCCAAGCCGGTTTCGACGCGCCTTATGTGCCGGGCTGGGACTGCCACGGCCTGCCCATCGAAGTGATGGTGGAAAAGCTGCACGGCAAAGACATGCCCAAAGCGCGTTTCCGCGAATTGTGCCGCGAATATGCCGCCGAACAGATTGCCCGCCAGAAAAAAGACTTTATCCGCTTGGGCGTGTTGGGTGATTGGGATAATCCTTACCTGACCATGGATTTCAAAACTGAAGCCGATACCGTGCGTATGCTCGGCGAAATCTACAAATCGGGCTATCTCTACCGCGGTGCAAAACCGGTTCAGTTCTGCTTAGACTGCGGTTCTTCGCTGGCGGAAGCGGAAGTGGAATACAAAGACAAAGTATCGCCTGCGATTGACGTTGGTTATCCGTTTAAAGACACCGCCGCGCTTGCCGCCGCATTCGGTTTGTCCGGCATCGAAGGCAAAGCGTTTGCCGTCATCTGGACGACCACGCCTTGGACGCTGCCTGCGAGCCAAGCCGTGTCTGCGGGTGCGGACGTGGTGTATCAATTAATCGATACGCCCAAAGGCAAATTGGTATTGGCGAAAGATTTGGCGGAAGATGCGCTCAAACGTTACGGTTTTTCAGACGACCTCAGCGTCCTCGCCGAAACCACCGGCGACAAGCTGGAAAACCTGCACATGAACCATCCGTTCCTCGAACGCGATATTCTCATGCTCAACGGCGAACACGTTACCACCGACGCCGGTACCGGCTTGGTGCACACCGCCCCCGCGCACGGTTTGGAAGACTACGCCGTCTGCAACAAATACGGCATCGAGCTTTACAACCCCGTCAACGCCGAAGGCAAATACATCAGCGAAACGCCGCGCGTGGCAGGCATGAGCGTTTGGGAAGCGAATCCCGTCATCCTGCAATGGTTGGAAGAAACCGGCAACCTCTTGGCAAGCAGCAAAATCGAACACAGCTACGCCCACTGCTGGCGCCATAAAACCCCGCTGATTTACCGCGCGACGGGTCAGTGGTTTATCGGCATGGACAAAGCCGGAAGCGACGGCAAAACCCTGCGCGACAAAGCCATCAAAGCCGTGGACGACACCGAATTCTTCCCGTCTTGGGGTCGCGCACGCCTCGAAGCCATGATCGAAGGCCGCCCCGACTGGGTCGTTTCGCGGCAACGCTACTGGGGCACGCCGATGACCTTCTTCGTCCACAAAGAAACGGGCGAGCTGCATCCGAACTCCGCCGAGCTTTTGGAAAAAATCGCCCTGAAAATCGAAGAAAAAGGCATCGAAGCATGGTTCTCCCTCGATAAAAGCGAATTGCTGAGCGCGGAAGATTGCGAAAACTACGACAAACTTTCCGACACGATGGACGTATGGTTCGACTCCGGTTCGACCCATTACTCCGTCTTGAAACAGCGCGAAGAATTGGACTGGCCTGCCGACCTCTACCTCGAAGGCAGCGACCAACACCGCGGCTGGTTCCAATCCTCCATGCTGACCGGCTGCGCCTCATCCATGGGACGTGCTCCGTACAAACAGCTTCTGACCCACGGTTTCGTGGTTGACCAAAACGGCCGCAAAATGTCGAAATCCATCGGCAACGTCGTCGCGCCGCAAGAAGTCTATAACGAGTTCGGCGCGGACATCCTGCGCCTGTGGGCGGCATCCACCGATTACAGCGGCGAATTGGCGATTTCCAAAGAAATCCTCAAACGCGTCACCGAAAGCTACCGCCGCATCCGCAACACCTTGAGCTTCCTGTTTGCCAACCTCAGCGATTTCGACCCGTTCGAACACACCGTACCGCAGGCAGACATGGTCGAAATCGACCGCTACACCTTAGTGTTGGCGCGTCAGCTGCAAGAGCGTCTGGCAGGCGACTTCTATCCGCGCTATGCCTTCCACTTCGCCGTAAAAGACATCGTCGCCTTCTGCTCGGAAGACTTGGGCGCGTTCTACCTCGACATCCTGAAAGACCGCCTCTACACCACCAAAGCCGACAGCCACGCCCGCCGCAGCGCGCAAACCGCCTTGTACCACATCACGCGCAGCCTGGTTCTCTTGATTGCACCGATTTTGTGCTTCACCGGCGAAGAAGCGTGGGACATCATCGGCGGCGGCGAAGAAGACAGCGTCCTCTTCCACACCTGGCACGAGTTCCCGCCCATCAACGAAAAAGCCGAAGCCGAACTGGTGAAAAAATGGACGGCAGTCCGCGAAGCCCGCGAAGCCGTAACCGCCGCCATCGAGCCTTTGCGCGCCGACAAAACCGTCGGTTCGTCCTTGCAGGCAGAAGCCGAAATCACCGCACCGGAAGCCACCGCCGACTACCTGAACGCCTTAGGAGAAGAATTGCGCTTTGCCCTCTTGGTGTCCAAAGTCGAAGTCAAAACCGGCAGCGAACTCGCCGTTACCGCCAAAGCCAGCGACGGCGAAAAATGCGAACGCTGCTGGCACTACACCCACGACATCGGCACAGTCGCAGGTCATGAAACCATCTGCAAACGCTGCGCCGAGAATGTGGACGGCAAAGGCGAAGAGCGGCATTACGCTTAA
- the miaB gene encoding tRNA (N6-isopentenyl adenosine(37)-C2)-methylthiotransferase MiaB has product MKKVFIRTFGCQMNEYDSEKMLAVLAEENGGIEQVTEADEADIILFNTCSVREKAQEKVFSDLGRVRPLKEKNPDLIIGVAGCVASQEGENIIKRAPYVDVVFGPQTLHRLPKMIVDKETSGLSQVDISFPEIEKFDHLPPARVEGGAAFVSIMEGCSKYCSFCVVPYTRGEEFSRPLNDVLTEIANLAQQGVKEINLLGQNVNAYRGEMEDGEICDFATLLRIVHEIPGIERMRFTTSHPREFTDSIIECYRDLPKLVSHLHLPIQSGSDRVLSAMKRGYTALEYKSIIRKLRAIRPDLCLSSDFIVGFPGETEREFEQTLKLVKDIAFDLSFVFIYSPRPGTPAANLPDDTPHAEKVRRLEALNEVIEAETARINQTMIGTVQRCLVEGISKKDPDQLQARTANNRVVNFTGTPDMINQMIDLEITEAYTFSLRGKPVEA; this is encoded by the coding sequence ATGAAAAAAGTATTTATCCGCACCTTCGGCTGCCAAATGAACGAATACGACAGCGAAAAAATGCTCGCCGTACTCGCCGAAGAAAACGGCGGCATCGAACAAGTAACCGAAGCCGACGAAGCCGACATCATCCTCTTCAACACCTGCTCCGTGCGCGAAAAAGCGCAGGAAAAAGTGTTCTCCGACTTAGGCCGCGTGCGCCCGCTCAAAGAAAAAAATCCCGACCTCATCATCGGCGTTGCCGGCTGCGTCGCCTCCCAAGAAGGCGAAAACATCATCAAACGCGCGCCTTATGTGGACGTCGTCTTCGGCCCGCAAACGCTGCACCGCCTGCCCAAAATGATTGTGGATAAAGAAACCAGCGGCCTGTCGCAAGTCGACATTTCCTTCCCCGAAATCGAAAAATTCGACCATCTGCCGCCCGCCCGCGTAGAAGGCGGCGCAGCATTCGTATCCATCATGGAAGGCTGTTCCAAATACTGCTCGTTCTGCGTCGTCCCCTACACCCGCGGCGAAGAGTTCTCCCGCCCGTTGAACGACGTTTTGACCGAAATCGCCAACCTTGCCCAGCAAGGCGTGAAAGAAATCAACCTCTTGGGACAAAACGTCAACGCCTATCGCGGCGAAATGGAAGACGGCGAAATCTGCGACTTCGCCACCCTGCTGCGCATCGTCCACGAAATCCCCGGCATCGAACGTATGCGCTTTACCACCAGCCACCCGCGCGAGTTTACCGACTCGATTATCGAGTGCTACCGCGACCTGCCCAAGCTGGTGTCGCACCTGCACCTGCCGATTCAGAGCGGTTCCGACCGCGTATTGAGCGCGATGAAACGCGGCTACACCGCCTTGGAATACAAATCCATCATCCGCAAACTGCGCGCCATCCGCCCCGACTTGTGCCTGAGCAGCGACTTCATCGTCGGCTTCCCCGGCGAAACCGAGCGCGAGTTCGAGCAAACCCTGAAGCTGGTGAAAGACATCGCCTTCGATTTGAGCTTCGTGTTTATTTACAGCCCGCGCCCCGGCACACCTGCCGCCAACCTGCCGGACGACACCCCGCACGCCGAAAAAGTGCGCCGCCTCGAAGCCCTGAACGAAGTCATCGAAGCCGAAACCGCCCGCATCAACCAAACCATGATCGGCACCGTACAACGCTGTCTGGTTGAAGGCATCTCCAAAAAAGACCCCGACCAGCTCCAAGCCCGTACCGCCAACAACCGCGTGGTCAACTTCACCGGTACGCCCGATATGATCAACCAAATGATCGATTTGGAAATCACCGAAGCCTACACCTTCTCCCTGCGCGGCAAACCGGTCGAAGCGTAA
- the hemL gene encoding glutamate-1-semialdehyde 2,1-aminomutase, giving the protein MNRNEILFDRAKAIIPGGVNSPVRAFGSVGGVPRFIKKAEGAYVWDKNGTRYTDYVGSWGPAIVGHAHPEVIEAVREAALGGLSFGAPTEGEIVIAEEIAKIMPSVERLRLVSSGTEATMTAIRLARGFTGRDKIIKFEGCYHGHSDSLLVKAGSGLLTFGNPSSAGVPADFTKHTLVLEYNNTAQLEEAFARNGDEIACVILEPFVGNMNLVRPTEAFVKALRELTEKHGAVLIYDEVMTGFRVALGGAQSLHGITPDLTTMGKVIGGGMPLAAFGGRKDIMECISPLGGVYQAGTLSGNPIAVAAGLKTLEIIQREGFYENLTALTRRLADGLAASAKAHGIEFTADSVGGMFGLYFAAHAPQNYGDMARSNIDAFKRFFHGMLDRNTAFGPSAYEAGFVSAAHTPELIDKTIATAHQVFAEMAK; this is encoded by the coding sequence ATGAACCGTAACGAAATCCTGTTTGACCGCGCCAAAGCCATCATCCCCGGCGGCGTGAATTCCCCCGTCCGCGCATTCGGCAGCGTCGGCGGCGTGCCGCGCTTCATCAAAAAAGCCGAAGGCGCGTATGTTTGGGACAAAAACGGCACGCGCTACACCGATTACGTCGGTTCGTGGGGGCCTGCGATTGTCGGACACGCGCACCCCGAAGTCATCGAAGCCGTGCGCGAAGCCGCGTTGGGTGGTCTGTCGTTCGGCGCGCCCACCGAAGGCGAAATCGTCATCGCCGAAGAAATCGCCAAAATCATGCCGTCCGTCGAACGGCTGCGCCTCGTCAGCTCCGGCACCGAAGCGACCATGACCGCCATCCGCCTCGCACGCGGCTTTACCGGACGCGACAAAATCATCAAATTCGAAGGCTGCTACCACGGCCATTCCGACAGCCTGCTCGTCAAAGCTGGCAGCGGCCTGCTCACCTTCGGCAACCCGTCTTCCGCAGGCGTTCCCGCCGACTTTACCAAACACACCTTAGTCCTCGAATACAACAACACCGCCCAACTCGAAGAAGCGTTCGCCCGCAACGGCGACGAAATCGCCTGCGTCATCCTCGAACCCTTCGTCGGCAATATGAACCTGGTCCGCCCGACCGAGGCTTTCGTCAAAGCCCTGCGCGAATTGACCGAAAAACACGGCGCCGTGTTGATTTACGACGAAGTGATGACCGGCTTTCGCGTCGCGCTCGGCGGCGCGCAGTCGCTGCACGGCATCACGCCCGACCTGACCACGATGGGCAAAGTCATCGGCGGCGGTATGCCGCTTGCCGCGTTCGGCGGACGCAAAGACATCATGGAATGCATTTCCCCGCTAGGCGGCGTGTATCAGGCAGGTACATTATCAGGCAACCCGATTGCCGTCGCCGCCGGCTTGAAAACGCTTGAAATCATCCAGCGCGAAGGCTTCTACGAAAACCTGACCGCCTTGACCCGCCGCCTCGCCGACGGGCTTGCCGCCTCCGCCAAAGCGCACGGCATCGAGTTCACCGCCGACAGCGTGGGCGGTATGTTCGGCCTGTATTTCGCCGCCCATGCCCCGCAAAACTACGGCGACATGGCGCGTTCCAATATCGACGCCTTCAAACGCTTCTTCCACGGCATGCTCGACCGCAACACCGCCTTCGGCCCGTCCGCCTACGAAGCAGGCTTCGTCTCCGCCGCGCACACGCCCGAGCTGATTGACAAAACCATCGCCACCGCGCACCAAGTGTTTGCGGAAATGGCGAAATAA
- a CDS encoding AEC family transporter gives METALLLAGKITELTLIVLMGMALVKFKLLTSEHSRTLSVIALYLISPSVMIHAFQIENTPDIIDGLKLSVALAVVFHILLIALGRLFKTLFKLDTLEHAATVYTNSGNLIIPLVMSIFGPQWVIYTSGFIIVQMFLFWTHLRLLLCGRGNLAWKTVLTNINILSIFIGVFMFAFQIKLPHIIDNTLATVGSMIGPVAMLVAGMLIASLPLKEIVLSKRIYLVAFLRLILIPLILLVFVKVSGIARLGGHSDTVVLISFLATVSPAASTVTQMAMVYGQNARKASAIYGITTLLCVITMPLMIALYQAMV, from the coding sequence ATGGAAACCGCCCTGCTCCTCGCCGGAAAAATCACCGAGCTGACCCTGATCGTCCTGATGGGCATGGCGTTGGTGAAATTCAAGCTTCTGACCTCCGAACACAGCCGCACGCTCTCCGTCATCGCGCTCTACCTCATCAGCCCGTCGGTGATGATTCACGCCTTCCAAATCGAGAACACGCCCGACATCATTGACGGGTTGAAACTCTCGGTCGCCCTCGCAGTCGTGTTCCACATCCTGCTGATCGCGCTGGGCAGGCTTTTCAAAACCCTTTTCAAGCTCGATACGCTCGAGCACGCCGCCACGGTTTACACCAATTCCGGCAACCTCATCATCCCGCTGGTGATGTCCATTTTCGGACCGCAATGGGTGATTTACACCAGCGGCTTCATCATCGTCCAAATGTTCCTTTTCTGGACGCACTTGCGCCTGCTGCTTTGCGGGCGCGGCAATCTTGCGTGGAAAACCGTACTGACCAACATCAACATCCTTTCCATCTTTATCGGCGTGTTCATGTTTGCCTTCCAAATCAAACTGCCGCACATCATCGACAACACGCTCGCCACCGTCGGCAGCATGATAGGTCCGGTCGCCATGCTCGTTGCCGGAATGTTGATTGCCTCGCTGCCGCTCAAAGAAATCGTCCTCTCCAAACGGATTTACCTCGTCGCCTTCCTGCGCCTGATACTTATCCCGCTGATTCTGCTGGTGTTTGTCAAAGTTTCAGGCATAGCCCGCTTGGGCGGACACAGCGATACCGTCGTCCTTATCAGCTTCCTCGCCACCGTCAGCCCCGCCGCGTCCACCGTTACCCAAATGGCGATGGTTTATGGTCAAAACGCCCGTAAAGCCAGCGCGATTTACGGCATCACGACGCTGCTGTGCGTCATCACCATGCCGCTGATGATCGCGTTGTATCAAGCGATGGTTTGA
- a CDS encoding YadA-like family protein, with protein sequence MKKFNVKVLSMAVTAAVASGAAGAAEQNFAAAVGGKDDQGQAAFFTVFGEGTTYDKDTGKLTFKKDSDALLLKTLELEQTINGFASGSDFITTDANGNKTVRKATNEDIEADSLKGVGLAGGLDNLAKETAAALDDQDETIEELKTAITTNGTRIAEVATGVNKLNESVAEMGKDISTKFDEVDSEISKASSELSESIEKVSEDVTAVNKRVDTLEQETAAAKTSAKAAEDKVTELSANVDSKVTEAKDAAKAAEDKVTALSANIDSKVKEAKDAAANAVDAASKIDAVAEKADKASKGVEGLTEALEKVAEQSALAAAENAQALNGFAEGDEIVVTDNNGIKSVKTAAKEDVEADEFKGLGLKEVVATHDEALGDLTETVNDNSEALVKTAEVVNAISADVNANKAALEEQKEANEGFNTAIASLDKDIGDLALAGKAAMEALEVNRKDIDANKAAIETKADKADFEELAKYTADMGKKVNDIGDEVTALSDATSAAITRHDKDIVDLAQAGLTATEALEANRKDIDTNKAAIAENTAALEKQKEANEGFNNAITSLDKDIGDLALAGKAAMEALEVNRQDIDANKAAIETKADKDAVETAKNAAVKAEKSVQAVQGSVEIAQKSAQTAESHAKAAQTSAVAANNVASTAQTAAAKAQESADTNAVQIAANTKQIDTNKTDIAALQTANGQHAAGIAKNSARIDSLDKNVANLRKETRQGLAAQAALSGLFQPYSVGKFNLTAALGGFKSDTAVAVGAGYRFNENFAAKAGLAVGTSSGGSASYNVGLNYEW encoded by the coding sequence ATGAAAAAATTCAATGTGAAAGTATTGAGCATGGCTGTTACGGCAGCCGTAGCAAGCGGCGCAGCGGGAGCGGCTGAACAAAACTTTGCAGCAGCGGTTGGCGGCAAAGACGATCAAGGTCAAGCAGCGTTTTTTACTGTCTTCGGCGAAGGCACAACATATGATAAAGATACCGGTAAGCTGACTTTCAAAAAAGATAGCGATGCTCTGCTTTTGAAAACCTTAGAGTTAGAACAAACCATTAATGGTTTTGCTTCCGGTTCGGATTTCATCACAACTGATGCCAATGGTAACAAAACCGTCCGTAAAGCCACCAATGAAGATATCGAAGCCGACAGCCTGAAAGGTGTAGGCTTGGCAGGCGGCCTTGACAACTTGGCAAAAGAAACAGCGGCTGCTTTAGATGATCAAGACGAAACCATCGAAGAACTGAAAACTGCCATTACCACCAATGGTACTCGTATTGCCGAAGTTGCTACGGGTGTGAACAAGCTGAATGAATCAGTTGCAGAAATGGGCAAAGACATTTCTACCAAATTTGACGAAGTGGACAGTGAAATTTCCAAAGCATCATCCGAGCTTTCCGAATCCATTGAAAAAGTAAGCGAAGACGTAACCGCAGTAAATAAACGTGTGGATACTCTGGAACAAGAGACAGCTGCTGCCAAAACTTCAGCTAAAGCCGCTGAAGATAAAGTAACCGAACTTTCTGCCAATGTTGACAGCAAAGTAACAGAAGCCAAAGACGCCGCTAAAGCCGCCGAAGATAAAGTAACCGCGCTTTCTGCCAATATTGACAGTAAAGTAAAAGAAGCTAAAGATGCCGCCGCTAACGCAGTGGATGCTGCTTCTAAAATTGATGCAGTTGCCGAAAAAGCTGACAAGGCAAGCAAAGGCGTAGAAGGTCTGACTGAAGCTTTAGAAAAAGTTGCAGAACAATCAGCTCTTGCAGCAGCTGAGAATGCTCAAGCCCTCAACGGCTTTGCAGAAGGCGATGAAATCGTCGTTACCGATAATAATGGTATCAAATCTGTCAAAACAGCTGCCAAAGAAGATGTTGAAGCCGACGAGTTCAAAGGGTTGGGCTTGAAAGAAGTTGTCGCAACGCACGATGAAGCTTTGGGTGACTTGACTGAAACCGTCAACGACAACAGCGAAGCATTGGTAAAAACTGCTGAAGTCGTTAATGCCATCAGCGCAGATGTGAATGCCAATAAAGCAGCATTGGAAGAGCAAAAAGAAGCTAACGAAGGCTTCAACACTGCTATTGCCAGCTTGGATAAAGACATCGGTGATCTTGCCTTGGCAGGCAAAGCAGCTATGGAAGCTTTAGAAGTCAACCGCAAAGATATTGACGCCAACAAAGCAGCAATCGAAACTAAAGCCGATAAAGCTGACTTCGAGGAATTGGCAAAATACACTGCCGATATGGGTAAAAAAGTTAACGACATCGGTGACGAAGTAACTGCCCTGAGCGATGCGACTAGCGCAGCTATCACTCGTCACGATAAAGACATCGTTGACTTGGCACAAGCAGGTCTGACAGCAACTGAGGCCTTGGAAGCGAACCGCAAGGATATCGATACCAATAAGGCGGCGATTGCTGAAAATACTGCCGCACTCGAAAAGCAAAAAGAAGCTAACGAAGGCTTTAACAATGCCATCACCAGCCTGGATAAAGACATTGGTGATCTCGCGTTGGCAGGCAAAGCAGCGATGGAAGCTTTAGAAGTTAACCGCCAAGATATTGACGCCAACAAAGCGGCAATCGAAACTAAAGCCGATAAGGATGCTGTGGAAACTGCTAAAAATGCAGCGGTTAAAGCTGAAAAATCAGTACAAGCAGTACAAGGTTCTGTTGAAATTGCCCAAAAATCTGCCCAAACAGCTGAAAGCCACGCCAAAGCAGCGCAAACATCTGCTGTTGCAGCCAATAATGTAGCGTCTACTGCACAAACCGCTGCTGCCAAAGCTCAAGAAAGTGCCGATACCAATGCGGTACAAATTGCAGCCAATACTAAGCAAATCGATACTAACAAAACCGATATTGCTGCATTGCAAACTGCAAATGGTCAACACGCTGCAGGTATTGCTAAAAACTCAGCACGCATCGATAGCCTGGATAAAAACGTAGCGAACCTGCGTAAAGAGACCCGCCAAGGTCTGGCAGCACAAGCAGCCCTCAGCGGCCTGTTCCAACCTTACAGTGTCGGTAAATTCAACCTTACCGCTGCTTTGGGTGGTTTCAAATCTGATACCGCAGTTGCTGTGGGTGCAGGTTATCGCTTCAATGAAAACTTTGCAGCTAAAGCCGGTCTTGCAGTGGGTACCTCTTCAGGCGGCTCTGCATCTTACAACGTAGGTTTGAACTACGAATGGTAA
- a CDS encoding NCS2 family permease yields MTTSNQNVLERIFNLSANGTNVRTELMAGLTTFLAMCYIIIVNPLILGETGMDMGAVFVATCIASAIGCFVMGFIGNYPIALAPGMGLNAYFTYAVVKGMGVPWQVALGAVFVSGIIFILFSFFKVREMLVNALPMGLKMSIAAGIGLFLSLIALKGSGIIVASDATLVKLGDIHQPAALLVLAGFAMVVALGHFRVKGAIILTILAITAISTLLGLSDFKGVVGEIPSIAPTFMQMDFNGLFKISMISVIFVFFLVDLFDSTGTLVGVSHRAGLLEDGKLPRLKRALFADSTAIVAGAALGTSSTTPYVESAAGVSAGGRTGLTAVTVGVLMLACLIFSPLVQSIPGFATAPALLYVGAQMLRSAREIDWDDMTEAAPAFLTIVFMPFTYSIADGIAFGFISYAVIKLLCNRVKDVPPMVWIVSVLWALKFWYLGG; encoded by the coding sequence ATGACTACTTCAAATCAAAATGTGCTGGAGCGCATATTCAATTTAAGCGCAAACGGCACGAATGTGCGCACTGAGCTGATGGCAGGTCTGACCACCTTCCTCGCCATGTGCTACATCATCATCGTCAATCCGCTGATTCTCGGCGAAACGGGCATGGACATGGGCGCGGTATTCGTCGCCACCTGCATCGCTTCCGCCATCGGCTGCTTTGTGATGGGCTTCATCGGCAACTATCCGATTGCGCTCGCGCCGGGCATGGGCTTGAACGCCTATTTCACCTACGCCGTCGTCAAAGGCATGGGCGTGCCCTGGCAGGTGGCTTTGGGCGCGGTATTCGTTTCCGGTATCATTTTCATTTTATTCAGCTTTTTCAAAGTGCGTGAAATGCTGGTGAACGCGCTGCCTATGGGTTTGAAAATGTCGATTGCCGCCGGTATCGGGCTGTTTCTGTCGCTGATTGCGCTCAAAGGTTCCGGCATCATCGTCGCCAGCGACGCGACTTTGGTGAAGCTGGGCGACATCCACCAACCTGCTGCGCTTTTGGTGCTGGCAGGCTTCGCCATGGTGGTGGCTTTGGGGCATTTCCGCGTCAAAGGGGCGATTATCCTGACCATTCTGGCAATCACAGCCATTTCCACCCTACTGGGCTTGAGCGATTTTAAAGGCGTGGTCGGAGAAATTCCGAGCATAGCGCCGACTTTCATGCAGATGGATTTCAATGGTCTCTTTAAAATCAGCATGATCAGCGTGATTTTCGTCTTTTTCCTGGTTGATTTGTTTGACTCCACCGGCACGCTGGTCGGCGTTTCCCACCGTGCGGGCCTGCTGGAAGACGGCAAACTGCCTCGTCTGAAACGCGCCCTATTCGCCGACTCGACCGCCATCGTCGCCGGTGCCGCACTGGGTACGTCCTCGACCACGCCGTATGTCGAAAGCGCGGCAGGCGTGTCCGCAGGCGGCCGCACCGGTCTGACTGCCGTAACCGTCGGCGTATTGATGTTGGCGTGTCTGATTTTCTCGCCGCTAGTGCAGAGTATCCCCGGCTTCGCCACCGCGCCCGCGCTGCTCTACGTCGGTGCGCAAATGCTGCGCAGCGCGCGTGAAATCGACTGGGACGATATGACCGAAGCCGCTCCCGCTTTCCTGACCATCGTGTTCATGCCGTTCACCTACTCGATTGCCGACGGCATCGCTTTCGGCTTCATCAGCTATGCAGTGATCAAACTCTTGTGCAACCGCGTGAAAGACGTACCACCTATGGTGTGGATAGTTTCCGTATTGTGGGCATTGAAATTCTGGTATTTAGGAGGCTAA
- a CDS encoding type IV pilin protein → MNKENCKGYSLIQLIFVIAIIGILTSIAYPSYQKYLRDSEIRQALAALVESAQFMERFYQQNGSFKKTSTAWPDLPNSRSLENFCIYPHGLARGALDGKFTLKAVALDKNKEPRVIKINESLTTFICESTTSSCDDVTKNYFSGADKNCSVYRL, encoded by the coding sequence ATGAATAAAGAAAATTGTAAAGGGTATTCTCTTATTCAATTAATCTTTGTAATTGCAATAATTGGGATTTTAACTTCAATAGCTTATCCAAGTTATCAAAAATATCTTAGAGACTCTGAAATACGTCAGGCTCTGGCAGCGCTTGTTGAGAGTGCTCAGTTTATGGAACGATTTTATCAGCAGAATGGTAGTTTCAAGAAAACTTCTACAGCGTGGCCTGATTTGCCTAACTCTCGGAGTTTAGAAAATTTTTGTATTTATCCTCATGGGCTTGCTAGAGGGGCGTTAGATGGGAAATTTACTTTAAAAGCAGTTGCATTGGATAAGAATAAAGAACCTAGGGTAATAAAGATTAATGAATCTCTAACGACTTTTATTTGTGAAAGTACTACTAGTTCTTGTGATGATGTTACGAAAAACTATTTTTCTGGTGCAGATAAAAACTGTTCCGTATATCGGCTTTAA
- a CDS encoding helix-hairpin-helix domain-containing protein codes for MKKFLFAALSVLTASLSLAAVNINTASPSELEALPGIGPAKAKAIADYRQQHGGFKSVEELKNVKGIGEGIFSKLKAEATVAPAPANPKAKNAVQK; via the coding sequence ATGAAAAAATTCCTCTTTGCCGCACTCTCCGTTTTGACCGCCTCGCTGTCGCTGGCAGCCGTCAACATCAACACCGCTTCCCCGTCCGAATTGGAAGCCCTGCCCGGCATCGGTCCGGCCAAAGCGAAAGCCATTGCGGACTACCGCCAGCAGCACGGTGGCTTCAAATCGGTGGAGGAGCTCAAAAACGTCAAAGGCATCGGCGAGGGCATCTTCTCCAAACTGAAGGCCGAAGCAACCGTCGCGCCCGCACCCGCAAACCCAAAAGCTAAAAACGCCGTCCAAAAGTAA